A stretch of DNA from Aliarcobacter thereius LMG 24486:
ATGAAAGTATTGTGGATATATTTGATAAATTATTTATAAATTAAGTAAACAGATATTCTCAAGCAAAAGCTTGAGAATATATTATATTAAGGTCTAATAGTTGTAAGTCCTAAACTAAGCCAAGACTGCATTCCACCTCTATACCATTTCATTTTCTCTTGGGGATAACCAATAGCCATAAGCTCTTTCATAGCTTCAGGAGATTGTCCACACCAAGTAGCATTACAAAACATTAGAAGGGTTTTTGCATTAGAAAAATCATATTTTCCATTTTTTTCAATAACTCCAAAAATTTCTAAAGCTTCTTTAAACTCATCTGGATATTGAGATTTTTTTGTATAAACATAAGGTACATTTACAGCACTTGGAATCGTTTCATGGTAAAACCAGTTTTCTGTTCTGCTATCTATTAGAAGTAAATTTTTATCTCTTTTAGCTTTTAAAATAAACTCTAAAACTTCAAGTTCTCCATATGTTTCAATATTTGGAGCTGCTTTCATAGGTGCAATTTTTCCAAAATATGTGACATAGGCTCTTTTACATTTCTCATTTACATTGTTACTTGCTTGATGCTCTCCACCAAAAACTTCTCTTGGATCAAAAGCAATATTTTCACACTCTTTTGGTTTGTTTTCTCTTTTTATAGTTACTTTCTTACCATTTTCTAAAGTAACTTCAACACCAGTAGTTTGTAAATCATTTGCGAATAATGTAGCACTTGCAAATAAAATACCAATAAAAAATTTAAACATTTTACTCTCCTTTAAGTTAGAATATTAAATTTTATCCAAAAGAGTTTTAAAAGCAAACAAAATTAATCATTAAGAGATATTTGGATAAAATCTAAGCTATTTTAGTAACATAATTAGGAATTTGAATGAGCGATAAATATGAACCGTCAAAGGTAGAAGATAGTTTTTATAAGATTTGGGAAGAAAGAGGATATTTTGAAATAGATGGAAATAAATCTATACAAAAAGATGGTAAAAACTTCTCTATTATGATGCCACCTCCAAATGTAACAGGAAGCTTACATATAGGACATGCATTAACTTTTACTTTACAAGATATTATAACTAGATATAAAAGAATGGATGGATTTAAAACTCTTTGGCAACCAGGAACTGACCATGCTGGAATTGCAACTCAAAATATTGTTGAAAAACAACTATTAGCAGAGGGTACAACAAAAGAGAAAATAGGAAGAGAAAAATTTTTAGAAAGAGCTTGGATTCAGAAAAAGAGTTCAAGTGGAAATATTGTTCATCAAATGAGAAAATTAGGAGTAAGTCCAGCTTGGAGTAGAGAGCGATTTACTATGGATGAAGGACTTAAAGAAGCTGTAAAAGAAGCTTTTATAAAACTTTATAATGATGGTTTAATTACTCAAAATAACTATATGGTAAATTGGTGTACACATGATGGTGCATTAAGTGATATAGAAGTTGAACATGAAGAGATAAATGGTAATTTTTATCATATGAATTATAATTTTGCAGATGGAAGTGGATTTGTAACTCTTGCTACAACAAGACCTGAAACATATTTTGGAGATAGTGCTGTTATGGTTCATCCTGATGATGAGAGATATAAATCAATAATAGGAAAAGAGTTAGTTTTACCACTAATTAATAGAAAAATAAAAATAATTGCTGATTCTCATGTTGATATGGAGTTTGGAACAGGTATTGTAAAAGTAACTCCTGCTCATGATACAAATGATTATGAAGTAGGACTTAGACACAATTTAGAGTTTATAAAATGTTTTGATGAAAAAGGTATTTTAAACAATGAATGTGGAGAATTTGCTGGGCTTGAAAGATTAGAAGCTAGAGCAATTATCGTAAAAAAACTTCAAGAAGATGGGATTATAACTAAAATTGAAGAGCATAAACATCAAGTAGGGCACTGTTACAGATGTAAAAACATTGTTGAACCATTTATATCTAAACAGTGGTTTTTGTCTGAAAAAGTAGCAAAAAAATCGATTGAAAAAACTAAAGCACATAATAATTTTCATCCAGCACACTGGATAAATTCATATACAGCTTGGATGGATGAGTTAAGACCTTGGTGTATTTCAAGACAACTTTGGTGGGGACATAGAATTCCTGTATTTACTTGTAACTCTTGTAATCATGAATGGGCAGATAAAAACGATGTTCCAGAAGCTTGTCCAAAATGTAATAATAAGAATTATGTACAAGACCCTGATGTATTAGATACATGGTTCTCTTCTGCACTTTGGGCTTTTTCACCACTTGGATGGGGAAATAATGAGAAATCATCAGAACTATATAATTTCAAAGAAGATATGAAAAACTTCTATCCAAACTCTTTGTTAATTACAGGTTTTGATATTATGTTTTTCTGGGTTGCTAGAATGATGATGATGGGAGAGTATCTATTAGGAGAACTACCATTTAAAGATATTTATATGCATGCACTAGTACGAGATGAAACAGGTGCAAAAATGTCTAAATCAAAAGGAAATGTAATTGATCCACTTGATATGGTTGAAGAACATAGTGCTGATATTATAAGATTTACTTTAGCATATTTAGCTGTTCAAGGAAGAGATATAAAGCTAGGTGCAAAAAATTTAGAACAATTTAGAAACTTTACAAATAAGCTTTATAATGCTTCAAACTTTTTAACTTTAAATGTGGATACTTTCCCTGATTTAAAAGATATAAATATTGAAACTCCTCTTGGATTATATATGCAAAGCAAATTAAGCAAAGCAGTTGAAGAGGTTAGAACTACTCTTGAAAGCTATAAATTTAATGAAGCTGCAAGTACTCTTTATAGATTTGTTTGGATGGAGTTTTGTGATTGGGGAATTGAATACTCAAAAGCTAGTAAAGATAGTATTGTAGAACTTGGAGCAATTTTTAAAGAGACTTTAAAAATGGTAAGTCCATTTATGCCATTTATTAGTGATTATTTATATCATAAATTAAGTGGAACAACTCTTGAAAATGGTGATTCACTAATGATTATGAATTTCCCAAAAGATATAAAAAAAGATGAAAAAATTGAAGAGATGTTTGCAATAATTGAAGAAGCTATTATTTCTATAAGAAGAGCAAAAGTTATTATAGATATGGGAAATTCAAAAATTTCAAAAGCATATATAAAACTTGATAAACTAATAGATACAAATATAGCAAAACCATTTATTGAAAAACTTGCAAAAGTTGAAGATATTGAGTTTGTAGATAAAAAAGTTGAAAATAGTATAACTGATGTTTCAAATCATTTAGAGGTTTATTTACCAACAAAAGAGATTGATATGAAACCAATTATTGATAAGCTAGAGAAACAAAAAGAGAAAGCACAAAAAGAGTTTGATAAATTAAACGGAATGCTTTCAAATGAAAGATTTGTAGCAAATGCTCCAGCAAATGTAATAGAAGAGAATAAAAAAGCTCTTGATGAGGTAAAAACAAGGTTAGAAAAAATAGAAGCTGAATTAAAAAGTTTGAGTTAAACTCAAGCTTTTTAATACCAAAGAGAATTTTTTTAAGTTCAAAGAAGAGCGTGAAAATTTATACTATTTTCCACAAAGATTTATCTATTTTAAAATTGCCTTTATCTCATCTTCACTTATTTTTTCTTCACTAAATTTTATTACAGCAATATTTTCTGTATTATTTATATACCACTCTTCTATATTTGAATTTTCACTTAATTTATTTAAATTATTTGATTTATATTCATCTAAATTAAGATAAATATTTTTAGTTTTAGAAGGATTTTTCATAATAGCAATTAATAAAATCCATAAAACACAGATTGAAGCTATAATTGTTGTGAAGTTTTCTAGCTCATAAGCACTTAGTTTATCTAAAAATATTCCTCCAAAAATACCACCAAAAAATGTACCTAAATATCCAAAAGAGTTAAATACTCCTAAAACACTACCTCTTTGATGAACTTTTGCAAATTTTGAAGTAAGTGATTGCATGATTGGTTCGTGCATATTAAATCCAATAAAAAATATTACAACACCAATAGAAAAAACTAAAGCACTAGAACTAAAACCAATAATTAAATAAGAGATTATAAAAAATAGAATTCCAATAACTAAAACTTCTCTATATTTTCCTTTCTTTTCAGCTAGTATTGCAGCAGGACCCATTGCAAGAAGTCCTAAAATCATTGAAGGAATATAAACTTGCCATAAATCTTTTATATCCCAATTATATGTTTTTGTAAGAATAATAGGAATAACTAAAAATGCAAAAGTCATCAAAGCTTTTTGCAAAAAATTTGTAATGTGCATTCTGTTTATATTTGAATTTCCTAAAATATCTTTTAATTTTAGTTTTTCATTGTATGTATGAGTAATAACAGGTGGATTAGGAACTTTTTTTACTAAAATATAAATTGCTACTAAAGATAGAACCATTGTTATATAAAATAAAATTGGAACACCAGCATATCCACCAATAATTGGACCAAACATCATAGCAAGTGCAAAAGATATTCCAATAAAACCACCCATTATAGCCATGGCTTTTGATCTTTGCTCTTCTTTTACAATATCACTAATCATAGCTGTAACAACTGCACCAATAGCACCAGCTCCTTGTAAAAGTCTTCCTAGCATTAAAGTAAAAATATCACTAGCAATTGCACAAATAAATGAACCAATAGCAAAAAGCAGAAGACCAGTTATTATTGTTCCTTTTCTTCCAAGTTTATCACTCATAATTCCAAATGGAGTTTGAAAAATAACTTGTGTCAAAGCATAACCACCAACAACAATTCCAACTAAAGTTGCATTTGCTCCTTCTAAGCTAAGTGCATAAACGGAAATAACAGGTAAAACTATAAAAAGCCCAAAGAATCTTAGAGCTACTATAAAACTTAAAGGTAAAACTGATTTAAACATACATAATCCTAAATATATTATAATTAAAGATTGATTATATAGTAAGCTTTCTTTAAAAGAGAAAAAGACAAAGGATTTTTATTGAGAATAATATTAGCAAGTGCAAATAAAGGGAAGATTGAAGAGTTTAAAAAACTTTTACCAAATTATGAAGTTATAGCATATAGTGACATTTTAGGAAAATTTGATATTCCTGAAACAGGAACAACTTTTAAAGAAAATGCAATTATAAAAGCAAGTGAGATAAATAGAAGACTAAAAGAACAAAATGAAAAACATTTTATAGTGATTTCTGATGATTCAGGAATATCTTTACCTATATTAAATAATGCTCCAGGAGTTTATAGTGCAAGATATTCAGGAATTAATGCAAGTGATAAAAGTAATAATGAAAAACTAATAAGTGAATTAAATAGATTAAATCTTGAAAAAACAGAAGCTTTTTATACAGCTTGTATAACTATAATATACAAAGATTTTGTATATACAGTTCATGGATTTATGTATGGAATGGCAATTAATCAAGAAAAAGGAACAAATGGCTTTGGATATGATCCACTTTTTATTCCAAAAGATTTTACAAAAACTTTAGGTGAGTTAGATTTTGAAATAAAACAAGAGTTTTCTCATAGAAACAAAGCTTTAAAATTGGCTATGAAAGTTTTAGAAGTTATATTATAGTTTTAATAATTTGGAGATTTTTACTCCAAATTCTTCATTTTTTACAGATAAAAAATACTCTTTTTCATCTTTTTTTGATATCTTTAAAATAAAATTATCTGGCATAAATTCAAGACTTATGAAATTTAATAACTCATTTTCATTTAAGCGCAAAAGATATTGTTCAAGAAAATATATATGTGCTTTTGCTTGAATAAAATATAATTTTTCACTATAAACCCTACTATTTAGAGCATTTTTTTCTAAGCTTTGTTTTGCAATAAAAGAGAATAGAAGAACAAAAAATAGAGTTGAAAGTAAAATATATGCTTTTTTCATTTTTTTATAAACCATATAATCTCTTTTGAATTCTCTTTTTGTAAAGATACTTTATAGAAATTAGAACTTTTTTCTATATTGAAGTATAAAAGCCCTAAATAAAGTGGCTCATTTTGAAAATATAAATTTTTATTTCTAAAGCTTAAATCATCAAAATTATTTATATTTTTTTCTAAAAAAACTCTAAGTGAGTTTAAACTTAAATTCTCTAAAGATAGCTCTTGATTTAATCTATTTTGTAAAACAGTATCTTTGTATAAAAAGCTTACTAAAGTAAAAATAATAGCTGAAAGTATAGTTGCAATGATTAATTCAAATAAAACAAAACTACTTTTCATAATAAACCAATTTTATGTTTTCATCTTTATAACTGTATTTAAAAAGAGTTATAGTTGTTTTTTCATCATTAATTAAAACTTCATAACTTGATGATGATTTATAAAAATTTCTTAAATCATTCTTTTCTATACTATTTTCGAGTTCTAATAGATTTATAAAGTTTGAATTTGTTCTTGAAAATAGAAAATTACTATTTGCAAAAGAGATGAATATAAAACTTAAAATCAAAATAGAGATTAAAATCTCTATTAAGATAAAACTACTTTTCAGCAATTTTTTTAGATTTCTTAAATGAGCCTTCAATAGCTTTTATGAAAGCATCTCTTACATTTCCTTCTTCAAGTTTTGCATATCCTGCAGCTGTTGTTCCAGCTGGACTCATAACAGAATCTTTTATGATTGCAGGATGAGAGTGTTTTAGAAGTGAAGCTGAACTTGAAAAAAGACCTTGTACCATAAGATGAGCTAAGTTTCTTTCTAAACCAACTTTAACAGCACCATCAGCAATAGCTTCAGCAACCAAAGCTAAAAATGCAGGTCCAGAACCACAAACAGCACTTGCAATATCAAGATGAGTTTCACTATTTACCCAAACAGCTTCACCAATAGTTTTAAAAATATCAGTTGTTATATCTTTTAATGCAATATCTCCTGTAAGTGCAGTCATAGAGTTTTGAACACTTGCTGCAACATTTGGCATAGATCTTACATAGTTTTTTGCTTTTATTAATTTTCTTAAATAATCTAATTTTGTTCCAGCTAAAATAGATATCAAACTATTTGCTTCTCCATTTAATCTTACAGATACACTCTCTAAAGCATAAGGTTTTACACACATAATGATGTTTTTACCACTTATATCTTCTTTATCTTCTAACTCTTTTATCTCAATCTTTGGTATCTTTTGTTTTATTAGTTTTAGTTTTTCATACTCTCTTCCAATCATCTCTACTTCATATTTCTTTACTAAACCAATAGCAAGAGATTGTGCCATTATTCCATTTCCAATTAGTGTTAATTTCATAGTTTTGCCTTCTAAAAGTTTTTTTAATTATAACGAAAATAGTATATAAAACTAAAAAAGAGCTTCCATTTTATACAACAAAAGATAAGTGATACAAAATGAAACTAATACTCTATATATATTTTAATCCAAGTTTGGATAATATATTTACTTTAAAAATAAGGATTTATTGATGATAAGAGCAAATAATATAAAAAATATATTAACTATTTTTATACTAATATTTATTTTAAATGCTTGTTCTTCTAAAACAGAAGAGTATAACAAACCAGCACTTTACTGGTACAACAAAATATTAAAACATATTTCAATGGCAGAACTTGAAGAAGCGGATGATACTTTTATATCACTTGAAAGCGAACATAGAAATTCACCTTTAATTCCATCAGCTATTCTAATTTTAGTAGAAGCACATATGCAAAATGAAGAGTATGTTTTGGCAAACTTTTATTTAGATGAATATTTAAAAAGATTTGCACTAAGTAAAGATGTTGATTATATAAGATATTTAAAAATAAAATCAAATTTTAAAGGTTTTAAAAGACAAAATAGAGATCAAGTCTTAATTGATGATACTTTAGTTCAAATTGATGATTTTGAAAAAAGATATTCAAATTCAAAATATATGCCTTTGGTACAAACAATTAAAACAAGATTAATGATTTCAAAATCACTTATGGATAAAGATATATCAGAACTTTATAAAAGAAGAGATAAACCAAAAGCACAAGAGTATTATTTAGAAAAATCTAAAGAGTCTTGGGAATATACAGATGAGGTAGAAAAACCGTATGTTCCAATAATTAGAAGAGTATTTGAATAAAAAATAATAGAATTTAAGGAGATATGAGAATATGTTATCAAATTATGATAATTTTCCACAAACTATACCATTTATAGTAGAAGATGAGGTTTTTTTATACCCATTTATGATTACACCACTATTTTTGACAAATGACGAAAATATAAAAGCTGTTGAAAATGCAATAGAGTTTAATAGACTTATTATGGTTACAGTTTCAAAACCTACAAAAGAGCAAAAAAGAGAAGAAGACTCTTTTTATGATATTGGAGTTGTAGGAAATGTGATGAGAAAAGTATCACTTCCAGATGGTAAAGTAAAAGTATTATTTCAAGGTGTTGCAAAAGCAAAGATTATTGATTTTGTTCCAAGTAATAATCTTTTTGCTACTGTTGAATTGGTACAAGATTCTTATGAAAGTGAATTAGAATTAAAATCATTAAGTAATATTTTACTTGATAATGTAAAAAAACTCTCAAGATTAAATAATAAATTTCCAGCTGATTTAATAAAAGCAATAGAAGAGAATGAAGATGCTTCAAGAGTTGCTGATTTAATATCTTCTGTTTTAAAATTAAAAAAAGATGAAGCTTATAAAATATATTCTCAAACTAGCATAGAACAAAGATTGATTGATATAATTGAATATGTTAAAAATGAGATAGAATCTTATAAAATACAAAAAGAGATTACACAAAAAGTAAATTCAAAAATAGAGAAAACTCATAAAGATTATTTCTTAAAAGAGCAGATAAAAGCTATTCAAAAAGAGCTTGGAGCTGATAGTCAAAAAGAAGAAGAGTTAAAATCATTTAAAAAGATTTTAAAAACAAAAAGAGTTTTTATGGGAAAAGAAGCATATAAAGAGACAAAAAAACAGCTTGATAAATTAAGTAGAATGAATCAAGATTCTCCAGATGCTTCACTTTTACAAACCTATGTAGAGATGGTTTTAGATATTCCATTTGGAGAGTATTCAAACTCTAAAATATCTATTGCAAGTGTTGAAAAACAACTAAATAAAGATCACTTTTCACTAGAAAAAGCAAAAGAGAGAATCACAGAGTATTTTGCAGTTAAGCAACTTTTAGAGCAAAGAAAACTTGAAGATATGCAATCAAAAGGTACAGTTCTTTGTTTTGTAGGACCTCCAGGTGTTGGTAAAACTTCTTTAGCAAACTCTATTTCAAAAGCTCTTGATAGACCACTTGTAAGAGTTGCTTTAGGTGGAATGGAAGATGTAAATGAGTTAAGAGGACATAGAAGAACTTATGTAGGAGCAATGCCTGGAAGATTAATCAAAGGTTTAATTGATGCAAAAAAGATGAATCCAGTTGTTGTTTTAGATGAAATTGATAAATTAGGAGCAAATCATAGAGGAGATCCATCTGCTGTGATGCTTGAGATTTTAGATCCAGAGCAAAATCATGAATTTAGAGATTTATATCTTAATTTTCCAGTTGATTTATCACAAGTTATATTTGTATCAACAGCAAATGATATAAGAAGAATTCCAGCTCCTTTAAGAGATAGAATGGAGTTTATAGAGATTAATTCATATACTCCAAATGAAAAATATCATATTGCTAAAGATTATTTAATACCTCAAGAGCTTGAAAAACACGGACTTAAAAAAGATGAGGTGAGCTTAAGTAAAGCAACTATTGAACTTATAATTTCAAAATATACAAGAGAAGCAGGAGTTAGAAATCTAAGAAGAGTTTTCTCAAAAATATTTAGAAAAGTTGTTAAGAAATTACTTCAAGATGAAACTTTAGAAAAAGTTACTATTGGAACAAAAGATTTAAAAGAGTATTTAGATAATCCAATATTTGAAATAGAATTAGCAGATAAAGTTGATATGGTTGGAGTTTCAAATGGACTTGCATGGACAGCTGTTGGTGGAGATATTTTAAAAATAGAGGCTATTAAATTAAAAGGAAAAGGTGGGCTAAAAGTAACTGGAAACTTAGGTGAAGTTATGAAAGAGTCTTCAACAATCTCTTACTCTGTTGTTAAACATTTAATAGATAATAATATTTTAAAAATAGATGAAAAATTAATTCCAAAAACTTTTAAAGAGGAAGAAGAAAATACAAAATTAGAGATTAGTGAAATTTATAAAAGATATGATATTCATCTACATATTCCTGAAGGTGCAACTCCAAAAGATGGACCAAGTGCAGGTATTACTATGGCACTTGCAATTGCTTCAATTTTATCAAATAGAAAAATAAAAGCAGATGTAGCAATGACAGGAGAGCTTACATTAAGTGGAAAAGTTCTTCCTATTGGTGGATTAAAAGAGAAATTAATAGCAGCATATAAAGCAAAAATCAAAAAAGTATTAATTCCTAAAAAGAATTTTGAAAGAGATTTAGATGAACTTCCTGAAGAGGTAAAAAATGCTATTGAAATAAAAGTTGTAAATACAATTGAAGATGTATTAAAAGAGGCATTGGTTTAAAATGACTTTTTCAAAAAGTAAAAATGAGTTCACAGCAACAAATATTTTAATAGCAATTACAATTTTTGCTTATATTATTCAGATAAATATTAAAGATGGAAACTTACTAATGGGTTTAAATATCTATTTTTTACTTGGTGAGTTTTACTGGCAACCATTGACAAGTGTATTTTCTCATGGTGGATTAGCTCATCTTGGGATGAATATGTTTGTTTTATGGCAATTTGGAAATATGATAGAGAGATTTATAGGTGTAAAAAGTTTTATACTATTATATTTTATAACTGGAATTTTGACTTCACTTTTCTCATTTTTATATATATACTATTTTGATTTTAGTGTAAATCTCGTAGGAGCAAGTGGTGCTATTTGTGCTATTTTAGGCTTTTATGCATATTTTGTAAAAGAAGAAAGAAGTGCTATTGTTACTTGGATTTTACTAATCTCTGTTGCTCCACTTTTAATAGGGCTTCCAATAGCTTGGTATGCTCACTTTATAGGACTTATTGTAGGATTTATATATGCAATAGTTTTTAAATCTTTTCTTCCAAAAAGATAAGTATGCAAAACTTAGGATTATGTGGTATTGATGAAGCAGGGCGAGGACCACTTGCTGGTCCTTTGGTAGTTGCTGGAACTATTCTTTTAGAAGAAATACTTGGATTAAATGATTCAAAAGTATTAAGTGAAAAGAAAAGAGAAGCTCTGTTTGAAGAGATAAAGAATAAATCAAAATATCATATAGTTTTTAAAAGTGCAAAGCAAATAGATGAGTTTGGAATTTCATATTGTCTAAAAAGTTCAATAGAAGAGATAATAGAAAAATTAAAAGGTTTTACAAACTCTTTTTTGATGGATGGAAATACAAATTTTGGAATACAAAATCTTCAAAAAGAGATAAAAGCAGATGCAAAATATCCAAGTGTTAGTGCAGCTTCAATTTTAGCAAAAGTTAGTCGTGATAGATTTATGAATGAAATTTCAAGTAGCTATCCAAACTATAATTTTGCTAAACACAAAGGATATGGTACAAAAGCTCATATTGAAGCTATAAAGAAGTTTGGTAGAAGTGATATCCATAGAATTAGTTTTAAGCTAAAAGCTTTAGGTGAAGTAGATTTTGGCACTCAAAATCTACTTAAATTCTAAACTACTCATATCTTAAAGCTTCAATAGGATTTAATCTTGCAGCTTTTCTTGCAGGAAAATATCCAAAAACAACTCCAATCAAAGTTGAAAAAATAAAAGATATTAAAATTATTTGAGTGTTTATAATATAAGGTAATTCAAATATTTGTACAACTCCATAACCAACTCCAAGTCCAAGTAAAATTCCAATAATTCCACCCCAAGTTGATAAAACAATAGCTTCAACCAAAAATTGCATTAAAACTTCATTCTGCATAGCTCCAATGGCAAGTCTTATTCCAATCTCTCTTGTTCTTTCAGTTACAGAAACAAGCATAATATTCATAATTCCAATCCCACCAACAAGTAAAGAAATTGCTGCGATTGAACCCAAAAGATATGTAAGCATCTTTGTAGTACTTGTCATGGAATCAAGAATATCTTTCATATCACGAATATAAAAGTTGTCAGCTTCGCCAATTTTTACGGCTCTTCTATCTTGCATTAAAGAAGTTATTTCTGTTTTAGCATCATCAATATATTGTTTCTCTTTAACTGAAACAACTATATTTGAAACATCTAAATTTCCTTGAATTTTTCTTTGAAACATTTTTAAAGGAGTTACAACTATCTCATCTTGATCTCTTCCAAAACTACTAGCCCCTTTTGATTCTAAAACACCAATAACACTACAAGGAAAATTTTTAAGTCTAATTGTTGCACCAACTGGATTATCATTTCCAAAAAGATTTTTTACAATAGTTGTTCCTATTAGGCAAACACTTTTACCACTAATTAACTCTGATTCTTCAAAAACTCTTCCTGAACTTACATTCCAATCTTTTATTATAAAATAATCATTTGTAGTTCCAACAACAGAAGATGAATTACTTTTATTTCCAAAAACCACATTTACCATAGAAGAGTTTTCAGCAGTAACTCCTTTTAAGTTTGCAACACTATTTTTTATTGCATCAATATCTTCATTCTTAAAAGGTTTTGAACTATTATCATCTCTTAGTGGACCTCTTCTTTCTTGTCCAACTCTAATATTTAAAATATTACTTCCAAGTTTTTCTATATTTGCTGTTACATTTGCTGTTGTTCCATCTCCAATCATAACCATAGCAATAACAGAAGCAACACCGATTACTATTCCTAAAATTGTAAGAATAGATCTTAAAATATTTCTTCTAATCTCTTTGATTGCTATTATAAATGTATTTAAAAACATTATTTAAATCCTTTTTTCAAAGAGTCTTCAATATTTCCATCTCTAAAATATATAACTCTTGAAGCATATGCAGCCATTTCTTCTTCGTGAGTTACCATTACAATAGTAATTCCAAGCTCTTCATTTAAAGATTTTAGAAGTTGCATTACTTCAACACTTTTTATACTATCAAGATTTCCAGTTGGTTCATCTGCTAAAAGTAGTAAAGGATTTGTAACAATAGCTCTTGCAATAGCAACTCTTTGTTGCTGTCCACCACTAAGTTCAGCTGGTGTATTTTTTTTAACACTTTCAAGACCAACTTTTTTTAAAGCTTCAATCGATAGTTCAAATCTCTCTTCTTTTGGAACTTTTCTATAAATTAAAGGCAA
This window harbors:
- a CDS encoding rhodanese-like domain-containing protein gives rise to the protein MFKFFIGILFASATLFANDLQTTGVEVTLENGKKVTIKRENKPKECENIAFDPREVFGGEHQASNNVNEKCKRAYVTYFGKIAPMKAAPNIETYGELEVLEFILKAKRDKNLLLIDSRTENWFYHETIPSAVNVPYVYTKKSQYPDEFKEALEIFGVIEKNGKYDFSNAKTLLMFCNATWCGQSPEAMKELMAIGYPQEKMKWYRGGMQSWLSLGLTTIRP
- a CDS encoding valine--tRNA ligase; this encodes MSDKYEPSKVEDSFYKIWEERGYFEIDGNKSIQKDGKNFSIMMPPPNVTGSLHIGHALTFTLQDIITRYKRMDGFKTLWQPGTDHAGIATQNIVEKQLLAEGTTKEKIGREKFLERAWIQKKSSSGNIVHQMRKLGVSPAWSRERFTMDEGLKEAVKEAFIKLYNDGLITQNNYMVNWCTHDGALSDIEVEHEEINGNFYHMNYNFADGSGFVTLATTRPETYFGDSAVMVHPDDERYKSIIGKELVLPLINRKIKIIADSHVDMEFGTGIVKVTPAHDTNDYEVGLRHNLEFIKCFDEKGILNNECGEFAGLERLEARAIIVKKLQEDGIITKIEEHKHQVGHCYRCKNIVEPFISKQWFLSEKVAKKSIEKTKAHNNFHPAHWINSYTAWMDELRPWCISRQLWWGHRIPVFTCNSCNHEWADKNDVPEACPKCNNKNYVQDPDVLDTWFSSALWAFSPLGWGNNEKSSELYNFKEDMKNFYPNSLLITGFDIMFFWVARMMMMGEYLLGELPFKDIYMHALVRDETGAKMSKSKGNVIDPLDMVEEHSADIIRFTLAYLAVQGRDIKLGAKNLEQFRNFTNKLYNASNFLTLNVDTFPDLKDINIETPLGLYMQSKLSKAVEEVRTTLESYKFNEAASTLYRFVWMEFCDWGIEYSKASKDSIVELGAIFKETLKMVSPFMPFISDYLYHKLSGTTLENGDSLMIMNFPKDIKKDEKIEEMFAIIEEAIISIRRAKVIIDMGNSKISKAYIKLDKLIDTNIAKPFIEKLAKVEDIEFVDKKVENSITDVSNHLEVYLPTKEIDMKPIIDKLEKQKEKAQKEFDKLNGMLSNERFVANAPANVIEENKKALDEVKTRLEKIEAELKSLS
- a CDS encoding MFS transporter, with amino-acid sequence MFKSVLPLSFIVALRFFGLFIVLPVISVYALSLEGANATLVGIVVGGYALTQVIFQTPFGIMSDKLGRKGTIITGLLLFAIGSFICAIASDIFTLMLGRLLQGAGAIGAVVTAMISDIVKEEQRSKAMAIMGGFIGISFALAMMFGPIIGGYAGVPILFYITMVLSLVAIYILVKKVPNPPVITHTYNEKLKLKDILGNSNINRMHITNFLQKALMTFAFLVIPIILTKTYNWDIKDLWQVYIPSMILGLLAMGPAAILAEKKGKYREVLVIGILFFIISYLIIGFSSSALVFSIGVVIFFIGFNMHEPIMQSLTSKFAKVHQRGSVLGVFNSFGYLGTFFGGIFGGIFLDKLSAYELENFTTIIASICVLWILLIAIMKNPSKTKNIYLNLDEYKSNNLNKLSENSNIEEWYINNTENIAVIKFSEEKISEDEIKAILK
- a CDS encoding non-canonical purine NTP pyrophosphatase — translated: MRIILASANKGKIEEFKKLLPNYEVIAYSDILGKFDIPETGTTFKENAIIKASEINRRLKEQNEKHFIVISDDSGISLPILNNAPGVYSARYSGINASDKSNNEKLISELNRLNLEKTEAFYTACITIIYKDFVYTVHGFMYGMAINQEKGTNGFGYDPLFIPKDFTKTLGELDFEIKQEFSHRNKALKLAMKVLEVIL
- a CDS encoding pyrroline-5-carboxylate reductase, with translation MKLTLIGNGIMAQSLAIGLVKKYEVEMIGREYEKLKLIKQKIPKIEIKELEDKEDISGKNIIMCVKPYALESVSVRLNGEANSLISILAGTKLDYLRKLIKAKNYVRSMPNVAASVQNSMTALTGDIALKDITTDIFKTIGEAVWVNSETHLDIASAVCGSGPAFLALVAEAIADGAVKVGLERNLAHLMVQGLFSSSASLLKHSHPAIIKDSVMSPAGTTAAGYAKLEEGNVRDAFIKAIEGSFKKSKKIAEK
- the bamD gene encoding outer membrane protein assembly factor BamD gives rise to the protein MIRANNIKNILTIFILIFILNACSSKTEEYNKPALYWYNKILKHISMAELEEADDTFISLESEHRNSPLIPSAILILVEAHMQNEEYVLANFYLDEYLKRFALSKDVDYIRYLKIKSNFKGFKRQNRDQVLIDDTLVQIDDFEKRYSNSKYMPLVQTIKTRLMISKSLMDKDISELYKRRDKPKAQEYYLEKSKESWEYTDEVEKPYVPIIRRVFE